The Streptomyces sp. NBC_01363 region GTTCGTCGAGGAGCGTCACCTCGTCGTCCGCATCGAGGTACCCGGCAAGGGTCGCCAGGCCCAGTGGCGGGAAGAGCGAGTACTTGATGGGCCTGAACAGCGGGCTGGTCGCCTCTGTCAGGGCCGGAAGAATCATCGTCACGCGCATGACAGCCCAGACTCGGGAGGGGGTGCGGTCGGTTCCCGGCCGGGGCCGCGTGCCGACGCCGTCGCCCCCGGCAGCGGGTGCTGCCGGGGGCGACGGGGTACGCGTGGAAGGGCGTACGGATCAGATCAGGCCGAGCTCGCGAACCGCGTCGCGCTCCTCGGTGAGCTCCTTCACCGACGCGTCGATGCGCGCACGGGAGAAGTCGTTGATGTCCAGGCCCTGGACGATCTCGTACGCGCCGTCCTTCGTGGTGACCGGGAAGGACGAGATGATGCCTTCGGGCACGCCGTAGGAGCCGTCCGACGGGATGCCCATGGAGGTCCAGTCGCCCGTGGCGGTGCCGTTGACCCAGGTGTGCACGTGGTCGATGGCGGCGTTGGCGGCGGAGGCGGCCGAGGACGCGCCACGGGCCTCGATGATCGCGGCGCCACGCTTGGCGACGGTCGGAATGAAGGTGTCGGCCAGCCACGCCTCGTCGTTGACGAGCTCGGCGGCGTTCTTGCCGGCGATCTCCGCGTGGAAGATGTCGGGGTACTGGGTCGCCGAGTGGTTGCCCCAGATCGTCAGCTTCTTGATGTCGGAGACGGCGGCACCGGTCTTGGCGGCCAGCTGCGAGATCGCGCGGTTGTGGTCGAGGCGGGTCATCGCGGTGAAGCGCTCGGCCGGTACGTCCGGGGCCGCGGCCTGCGCGATGAGCGCGTTGGTGTTGGCCGGGTTGCCGACGACGAGGACCTTGATGTCGTCCGCGGCGTTGTCGTTGATGGCCTTGCCCTGCGGCTTGAAGATGCCACCGTTGGCGGAGAGCAGGTCACCGCGCTCCATGCCCTTGGTACGCGGGCGGGCGCCGACGAGCAGGGCGACGTTGGCACCGTCGAACGCCTTGTTGGCGTCGTCGGTGATCTCGATGCCGCGCAGCAGCGGGAAGGCGCAGTCGTCGAGCTCCATCGCGGTGCCCTCGGCGGCCTTCAGGCCCTGCGGGATCTCCAGGAGACGCAGGTTGACCGGCACGTCCGGGCCGAGCAGGTGGCCGGAGGCGATGCGGAAGAGCAGCGCGTAGCCGATCTGGCCGGCTGCGCCGGTCACGGTGACATTCACGGGAGTGCGGGTCATGGCGATCTCCGTTAGACAGCTGGCGGTGGGGGTTCCTGGCCCCTGGTGCTGGACATCCCTGAATCTTGATGTGAAGAGATATCCAGCGATCAGGCTATCCGACCCGGAACCTCCCGGCCGCCCTGCCCCCTGTGGCACCGCACACAACCCGTCACACAGCGCTCACCCGGCCGAATCCCGGTCACCCGGGAGACGTCGGCCCGGTGACGGCGCCCGTACGGCCTGCGGTCAGCGCCCCGGCCCGGTCAGCAGCAGCACCGCGGCGATGCTCAGCCCTCTGCGGTCGACGAGCCTGCGCAGCCGACCGGCGAACTCCCTGACCTGTGGATCGAGTCCATCCGACAGCGCCTTCCAACGAGGCATTGCTTCCTCTTGCCCGGATCCGGTGATCCCTCCGTTCCGGACTGCCCAGGAGCGGCCACGGCCCCAGGGCGACGGGGCGTCGATACGGGGCGTACGGGGGCGTACGCGACCTCGCACCCGGCTGCCGCGCGCCCCGGGCCCACGCCCCGGGTCCGGATCTCCGTTGCCTGACGATCACACGGTGGCGGAATGGTCACTTCCGTGCCACAGGCCACAGGCATCCCTTGAACCGCCTCACCCCGTCGACCAGGCTGAAGTCCGGACGGGGCAAGGCCGCTCAAGTCACCGCATTCCGGGGCATTTACGTTCCGGTGGGCCCCGATACCGGTGTCCGTCCCTTCTCGGGGGAGGGGACGGGCACCGCTTCCGAGCGGCGCACCCGGCCGTGCGGGCGGGCTCAGCGGATGGTGAAGTGGACCGCCTGTTCCAGGAATGGAATGTCCAGCCACGGCTTGGGCTGCGCCACCAGCGCGAGCATCACGATGAGGAAGCCGAGCAGCCCGTACGTCACCAGGTCGGTGAAGCGGGAACGTACCGCCAGCATGCCCACCGACGGCACCACGAGCCGCAGCACGGCACCGCCGATGAGGGCGGCGCCGATGAGCATCGTGCCGACCCGGAAGGCCTCGGCGAACGGATCGACCGCCACGATCAGCAGCCCGATCCCGGCCGTGCAGAGCACGGCGAGCAGCGGCCACTGACGGGCCGGTGCGGGTGCGTCCCCGGACGCGGCCCGGCCACCGCCCTCGGGACGCGCGGTGTCCCGGGTGAGCGACGGAAACCGCCGCGACGGCCGCGTACCGCCTGCCGCCGCCTCACCGGCGGCGCCGTCACGGGTCGCGGCCTCGGCCTGATCCGAGGCGGCCTCGCCGGAAGTCGCCTCGTCCGCAGCCTCGTGCGCCGTCCCCTCGTCCGCGGTCTCGTCCGTCGTCCCCTTGCCGGCCGTCCCCTCGTCCGCCGTCGCTTCATCCGCGCCCGGCGCGTCCGCGCGCGGCGGCACCTCGGACGGGCCGCCCGCCTCGGCGGCCGGGTCGGCCGGACTCGTACCAGCACCCATGGGGTTCCTTCCGGATCGGGTCGGCCGGCTCAGACGGCGCCGGCCGCGTCGCGCTCGGCCGCCTCGACCACGTTGACGAGCAGCTGGGCGCGGGTCATCGGGCCGACACCACCGGGGTTCGGGGAGATCCAGGCGGCGACCTCGGCCACGCCCGGGTGGACGTCCCCGACGATCTTGCCGTTCTCGTCCCGGCTGACGCCGACGTCGAGCACGGCGGCGCCCGGCTTCACGTCCTCGGGCTTGATGATGTGCGGCACCCCGGCGGCGGCGACGATGATGTCGGCCTGCCTGAGGTGGGCGGAGAGGTCACGCGTACCGGTGTGGCACTGGGTGACGGTGGCGTTCTCGGACTTACGGGTCAGCAGCAGCGGGATGGAACGGCCGATGGTGACACCGCGGCCGACGACCACGACATGTGCCCCGTTGATCTCCACGTCGTGGTGGCGGAGCAGCTGGACGACGCCCTGCGGGGTGCAGGGCAGCGGGCCCGTCTCGTTGAGCACGAGCCGGCCGAGGCTCATCGGGTGGAGGCCGTCGGCGTCCTTGGCCGGGTCCATCAGCTCCAGGACGCGGTTGGTGTCGATCCCCTTGGGGAGAGGGAGCTGCACGATGTACCCCGTGCACTCGGGGTTGGCGTTGAGTTCCCGTACGACGTCCTCGATCTCCTCCTGGGTGGCGGTGTCGGGGAGTTCGCGCTGGATCGAGCCGATGCCGACCTGGGCGCAGTCACGGTGCTTGCCGTTCACGTACCACCGGCTGCCCGGGTCGTCCCCGACGAGCAGGGTTCCCAGGCCAGGGGTGATGCCCTGTGCCTTGAGGGCCGCCACGCGGACGGTGAGATCGGACTTGATCGCGGCTGCGGTGGCCTTGCCATCGAGAATCTGGGCAGTCATGTCCCCATACTCGCGGATGACCCCGCCCGCATACCAATTCGGGCGTCGGCGGTGGGCACGAGGTTGCACTTGCGCAACATCCACCAGCCGCGACTGGACAAACTTATGTTCTGCTTATAACGATTATGGCCGCAGTGCCGCAGAAGTACCGGGGGGCGGACCACTGACCTTTCTTTCCTCCGTGCGGCCGCATCGTCCCCGCACGCACGTTGGAGGAACGCCCAGATGAGTTTCGGCGACCCGAACCCGAATCCGAACAACCCGTACGGCCAGCAGCCGAACCAGCCGCCGCAGGGTCAGCCCGGTTACGGCTACCCGCAGCAGGCGCCGCAGGGCGTACCGCCGCAGCAGGGTCAGCCGGGCTACGGCTACCCGCAGCAGGGCCAGCCCCCGCAGGGTCAGCCGGGTTACGGCTACCCGCAGCAGCAGCCGGGCGGCACCCTCCAGGCCAACAACGGCTACATCAACGTCGCGGGCCTCGGCACCGTCGAGCTCGCCACGATGGGGCGCCGCCTGGGCGCGCGTGCGCTGGACGGTGTCGCGTACGGCATCCTCTACTTGATCTTCTCGGCGATCGGCGTCGCGAGCCTCGTGGGCGCCTCGAAGTCCATAGACGACTGCAGCGGCACCGAGTACGGCACCGCTGCCTACACCCAGTGCATGAACGACGCGACCGACGCCAGCGTCGGCATCGTCGCGGGCTTCTTCGGCTTCATCGCCGTGTTCGCGCTGATCGCGCTGCTCTACGAATGGCTGATGGTCTCCATCTGGGGCGCCACGCTCGGCAAGATGGTCCTCAACGTCAAGGTCGTCAAGGAGAGCACCGGCCAGGCCCCCGGTCTGGGTGCGGGCTTCATCCGCTGGATCATCCCGATGGTCGGCTCGCTCTTCTGCGGTCTCGGCACGCTGCTGGTCTACCTCTCCCCCTTCTTCGACAACTCGGGCAAGCTCCAGGGCTGGCACGACCGCGCCGGCAGCACGATCGTCATCAAGACGAAGTGAGCACGCTGAAGGTGTAACCACCCTCACCGCATGCCGAAGGCCGCCAATTCCCCACTCGTTCCAGGGAATTGGCGGCCTTCCGCCTTACCCGGGCTGCCCGGGTGCGACTCGTGTCAGTGGAAGAAGTGCCGCGTCCCCGTGAAGTACATCGTCACGCCCGCCTTCTTCGCGGCCTCGACCACCAGCTCGTCGCGGACCGAACCGCCCGGCTGGGCCACGGCCCTGACGCCCGCGGCGGTCAGGATCTCCAGCCCGTCCGGGAACGGGAAGAACGCGTCGGAGGCGGCGTACGATCCGCGCGCACGCTCCTCGCCCGCCCGCTCGACGGCCAGCTTCGCGGAGTCGACGCGGTTGACCTGGCCCATGCCGACGCCGACCGAGGCGCCGTCCTTGGCGAGCAGGATCGCGTTGGACTTGACCGCGCGACAGGCCTTCCACGCGAAGGCGAGCTCCTTCAGCTCGTCCGCGGTCAGGGCCTCACCGGTGGCGAGGGTCCAGTTGGCCGGGTCGTCGCCCTCGGCCTGGAGGCGGTCGGTGACCTGGAGCAGCGCACCGCCGTCGATCGGCTTCACCTCGACCGGGGCGGTCGGGGCGTCGGGGCAGCGCAGCACGCGGATGTTCTTCTTGCGGGCCAGGATCTCGACCGCGCCGTCCTCGTACGCCGGGGCGACGATGACCTCGGTGAAGATCTCCGCGACCTGCTCGGCCATGGCGACGGTCACCGGACGGTTGACGGCGATGACACCGCCGAAGGCCGACAGCGGGTCGCAGGCGTGCGCGTTGCGGTGCGCCTCGGCGACGTCGTCGGCGATCGCGATGCCGCACGGGTTGGCGTGCTTGATGATCGCGACGCACGGCTCGGCGTGGTCGTACGCGGCCCGGCGCGCGGCGTCGGTGTCCGTGTAGTTGTTGTACGACATCTCCTTGCCGTGCAGCTGCTCCGCCTCGGCCAGGCCGCCGGCGCCGGAGGTGTACAGCGCGGCGGGCTGGTGCGGGTTCTCGCCGTACCGCAGGACGTTCTTCCGCTCGTACGTCGTGCCGAAGAAGTCGGGGAAGCCCGAGTCGTCGGCGGCGGCGTAGTCGTCCGCGAACCAGGAGGCCACGGCCACGTCGTACGCGGCGGTGTGCTGGAACGCCTCGGCGGCCAGGCGCTTGCGGGCGGTCAGGTCGAAGCCGCCCGCCTTGACCGCGGCGAGGACGTCGGCGTACCGCTCGGGGCTGGTGACGACGGCCACGGACGGGTGGTTCTTCGCGGCGGCGCGGACCATGGACGGGCCGCCGATGTCGATCTGCTCCACGCACTCGTCGGCGGAGGCGCCGGAGGCGACGGTCTCCTTGAACGGGTAGAGGTTGACGACCACCAGGTCGAACGGCTCCACGCCCAGCTCGGCGAGCTGCTCGCGGTGGGCGTCCAGACGGAGGTCGGCGAGGATGCCGGCGTGGACGCGCGGGTGCAGCGTCTTGACGCGGCCGTCGAGGCACTCGGGGAAGCCGGTGAGCTCCTCGACCTTGGTGACCGGGACCCCGGCGGCGGCGATCTTCCCGGCGGTGGAGCCGGTGGAGACGAGCTCGACACCCGCCTCGTGCAGACCGCGGGCGAGGTCCTCCAGCCCCGTCTTGTCGTAGACACTGACCAGGGCGCGACGGATGGGCTTATTCACCGACATGACCGAGATGAACCTTTCGTCCCTCAATGCGATAGCCGTCACGGGCGAGCCGCCCCACGGCCTCGACGAGCAGCTTGCGCTCGATTTCCTTGATGCGTTCGTGGAGAGCGGCTTCGCCCTCCGCCGTGTCCTCCTCGGTCACCTCGACCACGCTCTGCGCGATGATCGGACCGGTGTCGACGCCGTCGTCGACGAAGTGGACGGTGCACCCGGTGACCTTCACGCCGTGCGCGAGCGCGTCACGCACCCCGTGGGCACCGGGAAAGCTGGGGAGCAGGGCGGGGTGGGTGTTGATGAACCGGCCGCCGAACCGGGCGAGGAACTCCTTGCCCACGATCTTCATGAACCCCGCGGACACCACGAGGTCCGGGCGGTACCCGGCCGTCTCGGCCGCGAGTGCCGCGTCCCATTCCTCACGGGTGGCATGGTCCTTGACCCTGCACACGAAGGTCGGCAGTCCGGCGCGCTCCGCCCGTTCCAGGCCGACGATGCCGGAGCGGTCCGCGCCGACCGCGACGATCTGTGCGCCGAAGCCCTCGGGGTCGTCACCGATGGCGTCGAGCAGGGCTTGAAGGTTCGTACCCGAACCGGAGACCAGCACGACCAGGCGTGCCGGGGCGGTGGAGGGGGGCGGGGAGGCCACGGCTGGGCCCTTTCTCGCGTGGTGAAGCTGAGCGACGCTGATTTGTATGGTCGTACGAAAGAACTGAGCCCCTCGATACGGGGAACTCTACGAACCAGCCGACCGTCAGCAACGATACCGGCACCTCGGGGGACCCCCACGGGACGGGGGTGGGCGGCCGCCGGCCCGGCTCCGCGGTGGAGGAGCGGGTCCGGCTGACGGATATCGGCCGTTCGGGCCCCGCTCCCAGCTTTCGGCCCCTCCTGGCCGGGAGGTAGCGTCAGGGGACAGCGAACCGTCCGCAGGGCGGAAATGACGAGATGGGGAAGACGTTCACCACATGCCGGACCGACGCCGCCGCACCGCCTTCCGCCATCCGCTGCCCGAGCGGACCTCACTGCTGATGCGGGAACGCCAGTCCCCCACGGGCTCTTCCTCTTCCTCCTCCTCTTCCGGCCAGGGGGACGACAACCCGTTCGCCGCGCCGCCCGAGAACCGGCCCGACCAGCCCTGGCAGCCCCGCCGACCCTCGAACACCGGAAACGGGAACGGCCAGGGCAACGGCGACGGCGACGGATCCCCCGAGGGCGGCTCCTCCGACGACCGCCCGGTCTGGGGCGGCCAGTGGAGCAGCCGGCAGCCCGGTCGCCAGAGCGGCGGCTTCGGCGGCCGCCCCGGAGGCCAGGGCGGGCCGAACGGCCAGGGCGGGCCCGAGGGCAGCCCCGGCGGGCTGCGCTGGGACCCGACCGACCCCGCCCAGCGCCGCGCGCGCTACGCTCTGCTGTCCGGCATGTGGGCCTTCTTCTTCGCGCTCTTCGACTTCCCGGAGATCGCCCTGCTGCTCGGCGCACTCGCCGTGTACTGGGCGATCAGCTCGCTCCGGTCGAAGCCGAAGAGCGCGTCCGCCACGGCGGCCACGGGCTCCGGCCAGGTGTCCGGCCCGGCTCGGGCATCCGGTCCCGACCGGGCGCCGGGTTCCGCTCCGGCACCCGGATCCGTACGCGGCACCCCCGCGGCCCCGGGCAGCAGCAGGCAGCAGACCACGGCCGCGGTCAGCGGTCTGGTGACGGCGCTGCTCGCGCTCTCGATCGTCGCGACGACCTTTACGGTGCAGCTCGTCTACCGCGACTACTACACCTGCGTGAACGACGCCCTGACCAAGGCCGGGCAGCTGTCCTGCAACGACCAGCTGCCGAAGCCGCTGGAGCCCTTCTTCGGCGTCAAGAACTAGGGTCTTCCGTCCCGGACGGCCCGGCCTCCTCCGGCCGGGCCGTCCGCTCGTGCCAGGGGCCGGTCGGCAGGAAGTCGTACGGCGCGAAGCCCTCGTCCGGGGCGGGCGTGCGGGCGGCGGGCGACGCGGGCGCCGACACGGCGCCGACCGCGAGGGAAGCCGCGACGGGCGCGCTCTCCGGGGAGCCCGCCGGCGGCGCGCACTCGTCTCCCGGCACCGGCCCGGCCGCCTCGTCGCCGCCCCGGCGTCCCGAGCGCCGCCACCACCGCCGACCGCCACCGCTCGAATCCGGCGACGCCTCCCCGGATTCGGACACCGACTCCGCCTCCGCGGTCTTCCCCGGCGCCGCGACGCCGGATGCCTCGGCCCCGTACGCCGCTTCCTCCCCCTCCGCCGTCACCGGCGCCGCGCCCACCCGCCACCACGCGCCCCCGCCGCGCTCCCCCAGCCGCAAGGCCCGGAGCACCAACGCCCCGGGGACACCGATCAGCGCCGTCCACACCAGGGCCGCCGCACCCGTGAACCACCACACCGG contains the following coding sequences:
- a CDS encoding bifunctional methylenetetrahydrofolate dehydrogenase/methenyltetrahydrofolate cyclohydrolase — its product is MTAQILDGKATAAAIKSDLTVRVAALKAQGITPGLGTLLVGDDPGSRWYVNGKHRDCAQVGIGSIQRELPDTATQEEIEDVVRELNANPECTGYIVQLPLPKGIDTNRVLELMDPAKDADGLHPMSLGRLVLNETGPLPCTPQGVVQLLRHHDVEINGAHVVVVGRGVTIGRSIPLLLTRKSENATVTQCHTGTRDLSAHLRQADIIVAAAGVPHIIKPEDVKPGAAVLDVGVSRDENGKIVGDVHPGVAEVAAWISPNPGGVGPMTRAQLLVNVVEAAERDAAGAV
- a CDS encoding malate dehydrogenase, which codes for MTRTPVNVTVTGAAGQIGYALLFRIASGHLLGPDVPVNLRLLEIPQGLKAAEGTAMELDDCAFPLLRGIEITDDANKAFDGANVALLVGARPRTKGMERGDLLSANGGIFKPQGKAINDNAADDIKVLVVGNPANTNALIAQAAAPDVPAERFTAMTRLDHNRAISQLAAKTGAAVSDIKKLTIWGNHSATQYPDIFHAEIAGKNAAELVNDEAWLADTFIPTVAKRGAAIIEARGASSAASAANAAIDHVHTWVNGTATGDWTSMGIPSDGSYGVPEGIISSFPVTTKDGAYEIVQGLDINDFSRARIDASVKELTEERDAVRELGLI
- a CDS encoding RDD family protein, with protein sequence MSFGDPNPNPNNPYGQQPNQPPQGQPGYGYPQQAPQGVPPQQGQPGYGYPQQGQPPQGQPGYGYPQQQPGGTLQANNGYINVAGLGTVELATMGRRLGARALDGVAYGILYLIFSAIGVASLVGASKSIDDCSGTEYGTAAYTQCMNDATDASVGIVAGFFGFIAVFALIALLYEWLMVSIWGATLGKMVLNVKVVKESTGQAPGLGAGFIRWIIPMVGSLFCGLGTLLVYLSPFFDNSGKLQGWHDRAGSTIVIKTK
- a CDS encoding DUF3017 domain-containing protein, encoding MGAGTSPADPAAEAGGPSEVPPRADAPGADEATADEGTAGKGTTDETADEGTAHEAADEATSGEAASDQAEAATRDGAAGEAAAGGTRPSRRFPSLTRDTARPEGGGRAASGDAPAPARQWPLLAVLCTAGIGLLIVAVDPFAEAFRVGTMLIGAALIGGAVLRLVVPSVGMLAVRSRFTDLVTYGLLGFLIVMLALVAQPKPWLDIPFLEQAVHFTIR
- the purH gene encoding bifunctional phosphoribosylaminoimidazolecarboxamide formyltransferase/IMP cyclohydrolase, whose product is MSVNKPIRRALVSVYDKTGLEDLARGLHEAGVELVSTGSTAGKIAAAGVPVTKVEELTGFPECLDGRVKTLHPRVHAGILADLRLDAHREQLAELGVEPFDLVVVNLYPFKETVASGASADECVEQIDIGGPSMVRAAAKNHPSVAVVTSPERYADVLAAVKAGGFDLTARKRLAAEAFQHTAAYDVAVASWFADDYAAADDSGFPDFFGTTYERKNVLRYGENPHQPAALYTSGAGGLAEAEQLHGKEMSYNNYTDTDAARRAAYDHAEPCVAIIKHANPCGIAIADDVAEAHRNAHACDPLSAFGGVIAVNRPVTVAMAEQVAEIFTEVIVAPAYEDGAVEILARKKNIRVLRCPDAPTAPVEVKPIDGGALLQVTDRLQAEGDDPANWTLATGEALTADELKELAFAWKACRAVKSNAILLAKDGASVGVGMGQVNRVDSAKLAVERAGEERARGSYAASDAFFPFPDGLEILTAAGVRAVAQPGGSVRDELVVEAAKKAGVTMYFTGTRHFFH
- the purN gene encoding phosphoribosylglycinamide formyltransferase, with translation MASPPPSTAPARLVVLVSGSGTNLQALLDAIGDDPEGFGAQIVAVGADRSGIVGLERAERAGLPTFVCRVKDHATREEWDAALAAETAGYRPDLVVSAGFMKIVGKEFLARFGGRFINTHPALLPSFPGAHGVRDALAHGVKVTGCTVHFVDDGVDTGPIIAQSVVEVTEEDTAEGEAALHERIKEIERKLLVEAVGRLARDGYRIEGRKVHLGHVGE